CACGCCGCTGGCAGCGCATCGAGGTGACGCCCGAGCACCTGCGGGGCGGCCCGGTGGCGGTGCCCGAGGGGTACGCCGCGCAGCTCGGCATGCGCCCCGGCACCCTGCTGTCGGTGACGGGGCCCGGCGACAACGCGATCGTCCTGGTCTGGCAGGGCCACCAGCCGGTCTTCGACTCGCTGCAGCCGGTCCTCATGCGCCTGAACGCCCGCCCGGGCGACCAGGTGTACGTTACGGTGGACGGCTACCGCCTGGAGGCCCAGCTCACGGCCTGACGCCGTCACCACCCTCGGCGGGGCCGCCCGCCGGGTGGTCCGTGGGGTCGTCCGTGGGGTCGTCCGTGGGGAAGAAGATCGCGCTCATCACGTACGGCCTGCGCCGCCCCCCCGGTCCGTTGTCGGCCCGCGCCCTGAGCACCTGCCGCAACTCCTCCGCGACCTCCCCCATCTCCTCGGGGCTGAGCCACAACGTCCCCTGCCGATACCCCACGCGGTCAACCTCCGGGTCGGCCCCGGGCCGCTCCAGATAGGCGTTGAACTCGGCGAGCAGCGCCGCCATGGCCGCCGCGAAGCCGTGCCGGTGGTCGTCCAGCGACATCGCCCTGGCCGTCTCGGGATCGACGCGCGTGGCGTCGCGGCGCAGCCGGTAGTGGCGCTCCACCATCCCCCGCACCCGCTGCTCGCCGGCGACCTCCAGCAGCCCGGCGTCGGCCAGCAGCCCGACGTGCCGGTAGAGGGTCGTCTTGGGCACGTCGGGCAGGCTCTCGCACAGCTCGGACGTGGTGCGCACGCGCCCGCCCGACAGGGCCCACATGATGCGCAACCGGATGGGATGCAAGATCAGCTCCAACGTGTCCATCCGCCAATGTTCCCACAACTGGTACTGTTCCCAAAGTTGGGAACAGTCGTGGAAGGGGACCTCAGTGACCATGCATGTGACGGCCAGGCTCAGCGACCAGGCGGTGATCCCTCTGCACACGCTGGATCCCGCCGCCCCGCTCGACGATCTCGCCTGGCTGGACGAGGCGATCGGAGACGCGCGAGTGGTGGCGCTGGGCGAGAGCGCGCACTACAACCGCGAGACCTACGAGTTGCGCCACCGCTTCCTGCGTTACCTGGTCGAGCGGCTCGGGTTCGGCGCGTACGCGATGGAGACAGGCTTCACCGAGGGCTGGCGGGCCGATGCCTGGGTCAGGGGCGGTGACGACCACCTCGGCGAGGTCATGGCGAGCGGCGCGACCTCCCTGACGGGCCTGTGGCGGCAGTTCGGCGCGCACCTGGAGTGGATGCGCCGGCACAACGCCGCCGCCGCGCGCCCCGTCGGCTTCTACGGCATCGACCTGGGCGGCCAGAACGCCTCCCTGCTGCCCGGCCTGGACGCGGTGACTGCCTACCTCGCACAGGCTGATCCCGGCTTCGAGCTCGATCCGGCCATCAGGGAGACGGCCTCGCTCCTCGCCGCGACGTCCGCGTTCGCCGCGCCCGCCACCCTGGCCGCCTACGCGCGACTCCCCCTCGGGACGCGGCACGCGCTGACGGCGGGCCTGGCCGACCTCGCCGCCCGCATGCGGGGGCGGCGCCTCGAGTACGTGCGGCACACCGGCACTCAGGCGTACGAGCGAGCCCTTCGTTCCATGTCGCTCCTGGTCACCCTGGAGGCGGTCGTCCGCGACCTGAGCCGCGGCGATCAGCGCAGCGTGATGTACAACCGTGACGCCGCGATCGCCGACACGGTGGAGTGGATCCTGCGCGGGGAGGAGCGGATCCTCCTGGTCGCCCACAACGGCCACCTCCAGCGCTGGCCCGGCGTGCTGCCCGGCATGGACCCGGTGACGCCGACGGGCATGCACCTGGCCGACCGGCTCGGCGCGGACTACCTGGTCATCGGCGCCACCTTCGGCACCGGCCAGATGCTCAACGCCGACGCCGCCGCCTTCCAGTCCGGCGCCCTCTTCGCCCCTGCCCAGCCACCCGAGCCGGGCAGCCTCGACGCTCTCATGCACGCCAGCCACGACGGGCCCTTCGCCACCGACCTGCGACGGCTGCCACCCGCCGACGTCGATGCCGTCCGTGCCGCCACCGTGCAACGTGCTGGTTTCGGTACGTTCTACGCGCCCGTGAGCCCGTTGGACGCCTATGACCTCGTCGTACACGTGCCCCGGGTCACGGGGGCCACGCCTGACGAGGGCGCGCTCGCCTGTTCGCCTCCGGAGGTGCGGGAGGTGTTCTCCTCGTACGCACCGCAGTGACCCGATCCGGCGGAGAGGGACGTCGGCACGGCGGGCGGCGGGTGGCGGGTGTCAGTCGAACAGGCGCAGGCGGTGGGCGGTGGCCGCGGCCTCGCCGCGGGTGGCCGCGCCCAGCTTGGCCAGGATGTTGGACACGTGCACGCTCACCGTCTTGATCGAGATGACGAGCACCTCGGCGATCTCGCGGTTGCTCCGCCCCGCCGTGACCTCGCGCAGCACCTCCAGCTCGCGGGCCGTGAGCCCGAGCGGCTGCCCGCCGGTGCCCTCCTCCGCGCCGCCCCCCATACCGGCGCCGCCGATCCTGGCTCGCCGCCCGAACGCGTCGAGCTGTTCCAGCAGCGGCGTGGCGCCCAGCTCGCGGGCGAGGTCGCGGGAGCGGGTCAGGCGGGTCGCCGCGCCCTGCCGGTCGCCGGACGCGAGTGCCGCCTGGGCCGCCGCGACCAGGCTGAGCGCCTCGGCGTACGGCTCCTTGAGCGCCTCCCACGCGCCCACCGCCAGGTCCCAGGCCTTGAGCCGCCAGGCGACCGCCTCGGTGGTGTGCTCCAGCGGCGCCTCCGGCCCCGTCAGCGCGATGAACGTGAGCCGGTGCGCCTGCTGCAGATCGCCCTCCACCCGCAGGTCCGCGCCGAGCGCCCGCAGCCGCGGCAGCAGCGACAGCGCCAGGTGCGCGACCGCCCCCAGCGCGCCGGAAGCCCTCAGCCCGCCGGACGCCCCCAGCACCCCGCCGACGCCGAACGCGCCGGCCGTCCCACGGTCCGCGACGTCGAGCCCACCGGACACCCCGGGGCCATCGGGGGCCCCGGGCGCACCGGGCTCAGCCGGGGACGCCTCTGCGAGGCCCGCTGTGGCGCTCAGCAGGCGTGCCGACGGCACCACGAGCCAGACGAGCTGCGCGACGGTCACCAGCAACGGCCAGGAGTAGCGCGGGCTGCTCACCAGGTCGCGCTCGTCGAGGGCGCGGGCCGCCATCTCCACCGCCTGGTCGAGCTGCCCCCGCGCCTGCAGGAGCCGGATCTCCCTGCACAAGTGCGGCAACGTCGTCTGATCCCGGTAACTGCCCCGGGACAGCACGCTGCGCGAGGCGTCCAGCAGCTTCTCGGCCCGGTCGTACTGGCCTCGCGCCAGCGCGATGTCGGTGGCGAAGCCCTGGAGGCTGGCCCGGTAGGGGGCGGGCGGCGCGAGCTCCAGCGCGTGCTCGACCACCTGCAGCGCCTCGTCCCAGCGCCCGAGCGAGACCAGCGGCTCGGCCAGGTTGATCGACAGGAACGTGCCGGACGTGCGGGCCAGGCCGTACTGGCGGGCCTCCTCGACCCCCTCGCGGGCGACCTGCGCCGCCCGCTCGTGCATGCCGGCGCCTTCGAGCGCGTCGGACTCGGAGATCGCGCACCGCATCAGCGCGTTGTACGCCTCACCGCGCCGGGCGATGGCACGGGCCCGGGCGAACGCGTCGAGCTGGGAGCCCATGTCGGAGTAGCAGGAGTGGCCCCAGGTGAGGCTGATCAGCGCGTGCGCCTCGACGTTGGTGTCGCCCACCTCGTGGCCGATCTCCATCGCGTGCCGGGCGGTGGCCTGGCGCTCCGGC
The nucleotide sequence above comes from Nonomuraea gerenzanensis. Encoded proteins:
- a CDS encoding erythromycin esterase family protein, producing MHVTARLSDQAVIPLHTLDPAAPLDDLAWLDEAIGDARVVALGESAHYNRETYELRHRFLRYLVERLGFGAYAMETGFTEGWRADAWVRGGDDHLGEVMASGATSLTGLWRQFGAHLEWMRRHNAAAARPVGFYGIDLGGQNASLLPGLDAVTAYLAQADPGFELDPAIRETASLLAATSAFAAPATLAAYARLPLGTRHALTAGLADLAARMRGRRLEYVRHTGTQAYERALRSMSLLVTLEAVVRDLSRGDQRSVMYNRDAAIADTVEWILRGEERILLVAHNGHLQRWPGVLPGMDPVTPTGMHLADRLGADYLVIGATFGTGQMLNADAAAFQSGALFAPAQPPEPGSLDALMHASHDGPFATDLRRLPPADVDAVRAATVQRAGFGTFYAPVSPLDAYDLVVHVPRVTGATPDEGALACSPPEVREVFSSYAPQ
- a CDS encoding helix-turn-helix domain-containing protein yields the protein MDTLELILHPIRLRIMWALSGGRVRTTSELCESLPDVPKTTLYRHVGLLADAGLLEVAGEQRVRGMVERHYRLRRDATRVDPETARAMSLDDHRHGFAAAMAALLAEFNAYLERPGADPEVDRVGYRQGTLWLSPEEMGEVAEELRQVLRARADNGPGGRRRPYVMSAIFFPTDDPTDDPTDHPAGGPAEGGDGVRP